Proteins encoded within one genomic window of Anopheles gambiae chromosome 3, idAnoGambNW_F1_1, whole genome shotgun sequence:
- the LOC1271425 gene encoding tRNA-splicing endonuclease subunit Sen2: MAAKCNLFAFSLKPKKKTPPELSQTLPLPVPVDGEPLPIEAIFTGYTIDVVNPVDIRLLCLNGGFGQGMLSRAFPVCMTNARDATRKRKRHLPASTQDPSAGMIEEPLCLFLEEAFFLMHVLNILCLKDTRGNTISVAQAFAKFRTVKRNFLACYCAYLYLKSKNWIIKSGIKFGGDFVIYVKGPQFYHASYIVLIQEVFDGADMQSSAVDGLDFQGFNRIAETTGKDLLFLEVHYPSALDLSDDAACLERVKDVHVAETFTKHHNYLAARNHT, translated from the exons ATGGCGGCAAAGtgtaatttatttgcttttagCCTTAAACCGAAGAAGAAAACTCCACCGGAACTCTCGCAAACACTGCCACTGCCGGTGCCGGTTGATGGCGAGCCCTTGCCGATAGAAGCCATCTTTACGGGATACACAATTGATGTCGTAAATCCCGTCGATATACGGCTGCTATGCTTAAATGGAGGTTTCGGGCAGGGCATGTTGTCTCGCGCATTCCCGGTTTGCATGACAAACGCGCGAGACGCGACACGCAAAAGGAAACGGCATCTGCCCGCATCGACGCAAGACCCGAGTGCTGGGATGATCGAGGAACCGCTCTGCTTATTTTTAGAGGAAGCCTTCTTCCTGATGCATGTGTTGAACATTTTGTGCCTTAAAGACACGCGCGGGAACACGATCAGCGTTGCGCAGGCATTTGCAAAGTTCCGGACAGTGAAGCGCAACTTCCTGGCGTGCTACTGTGCTTATTTGTATCTGAAGTCGAAAAATTGGATCATTAAAAGTGGAATCAAGTTTGGAGGAGATTTTG TGATTTACGTAAAAGGACCACAGTTTTATCATGCGTCCTACATCGTACTAATACAGGAAGTGTTCGATGGCGCAGATATGCAATCTTCCGCAGTCGATGGATTAGATTTTCAAGGATTTAATCGTATCGCGGAAACCACCGGAAAGGATTTACTGTTCCTAGAGGTGCACTATCCCTCCGCTCTTGATCTGTCGGACGATGCGGCCTGTTTGGAGCGGGTAAAAGACGTTCACGTTGCCGAAACGTTTACCAAGCATCATAATTATCTAGCAGCACGCAATCATACTTAA